Within the Oreochromis niloticus isolate F11D_XX linkage group LG14, O_niloticus_UMD_NMBU, whole genome shotgun sequence genome, the region ACAACAAGTGCctctttattattttgtaaataccaaaaaaaaaaggaaaaagaagcagCTAGATGGGGAATGCAGCATTAGTAGAAGGGGAGGCCTGCAGCTTCGTAGTGTTTGATTTGCAGCTTTACTATGGTTATCTTGCTTCTTTGTATATTTGAATGTGATCAGCAGTCAGGAATGTCACACCTGATGCCGgtataaaagatttttttttccccattttttttatatagatattttttttgcttgttgctGTTAGTTGAGGCTCAGAGGgcaatgaaaaaaaagcaaTCTCTAAGGGGAGGACTTTGTCCTGGAAGGCATTTCCAGCCCCCTTTTGCAAGACTTTACAATGTAACGGGTGATACCTGCTACAGTATGGTAGCTTATAACATTTGCAACTATAATGTGCCAGTAAACATTTTTACTGaagaaatctgtgtgtgtgtgtttttctttcatgaacTTGGTCAGTGTAGGCTACATATACATGCACTCCATCTCCTAGATAAGGCTTTCAACTAAAGGGACTGTACCTTCAGATTAATGTTACAAAATGAGTCATTTATTAGAATTTAAATATAGATGCATATTAGGCCAGACAGAAATGTAACCCAGACCTAGTTTAAGCCATAAGAGGCTTTGAAATAGCATTTGAGCAATTATTTGAGAAAGGACATTTCCCACAAGCCAATTCTAGCAACTCAATTATTACATCATTTTGTAATTGGACAATTGCACTATGATAGCTTTGTTTGTATTATAAAACTAGTGAAGGAACACGGCTTCGCGTTGACCTTCGTGGGGTTGCATAAAATGCCCCAATTATGAGAGTATAATATAACCGTTAGCATTGTTCGGTCTCACTAAAACGTAAGTCGCGGTGgacaaaacatttcatttaagaCTTAAAATTCATCTTTTTCCTTGAACTACGCAGATGAATTTTATGAGCTTTTAAGGACCCACGAATTTCTCACGGTTTGACGTTTTCACTACAGTGTGCATTTTTGCGCAATCTcccatttgtttatttatccaTCTATTTGGCTATCCACCGAAAGTTCTAACCTGCCTATCACACCATTGACCCCGCCCCAATCAGTGGGGCTCACCTGTCTTTATTAACGGCTCTTCTGGGTCGGCGACTCTGCTCCAGGCCTCCGCCGACACCCGTGGATAAGTAGCTGCAGCGGCCGTGCATGAGACCTGTGTCTTCGGCTGTGACCATGGCCAGGACTGGGTTCTGCGACACCAAGCCTCTGCTGGACTTACACAAGAAGGTTTGCTCGGTGTGCTCCAGAGACCCAGTCTTAAACATATGTGATAAACTTCTAAAATCAACTGCTAAAATGAAGCATGGAAACTTCTTTAGTTTCCatgcttcatttttttctgccttAAACCTTGTTGTGCTTGCTCAAATGCCGTGAGAATTTGGGCAAGCTGATggagaaatgaaaaaggaaaagtaaCCTTTACCTCATTAATCACATTCCTTTGTTATTGCACCCCTTTATCATCTCACAGCAACATAATTAGATGAGTCTGAAAGCTTTGTTTACTGCACTGCAGTCACCTTTCTCAAAGTCTACTAGTTTGTTATTAGACTGATTGTGTTCACCTGCCATGAGTCCATGTAGCTGTAACAGGACCTTGATGCGAAACACACTTTTTGAACAAATCATTGCAGAGATATACTGTCAGCAGATTGTCTCACAAACTGCACTGTAGATGCATACCTCCTAAAGTGaaggaggaagagggggaaaaTGCATAGGCATTCAATTTTAATGTCAGAATCAGAAAATGTCAGTCAGTTACCGTCTGTGATCCCTCCAGGCGGATGAAAGGCGAGCCCCACTAAGAACCTGGGCTAATGCCTCTGGGCCTATAGATCGCTGGCAGCCTGTAGAAGCAGACGAGTCCAGGATGAACCTGCTTAAAATGGAACCAGAACGCAGATGGGTATGCTTTTTGTCTCCCCACACTAACATGACTTCATGTACTTAAAGTGACTTAATGTATTCTTTTGCCAGCCAAGTCTTGACTGATTACAGGAATTCTGTGTggatgtaaagttcctctcctTTGGAGTAATACAAGTCTGGGTTAGAATTGGTGCTTTTATTTTCCTTGCCATGATCATAGGAGTTGCAAATTGAGCAGCTTTTCGCAATGATCAAATGTGTTCTCTGCAGGAAAGGAGACTGTCCTTGCAAACCAGTGAAGGCATCATCATGGGATTTCATGAGGACAGTAGGGCATGGTCACCTGGTAAATTAATtggtatgtttttttaaagatcagAGCCATAAAAGCATGTTGTGCCAACATGTAGGATAAATGgttaataaaattgaattgtcaGTGTTCATAAGAGGGAATATTGTTTTAAACCTGCTCAAAGTTTATAAACTTGTGCTTCTCTTGCTGTCCTGTATAGCAGAAGGGTGTGTAGAAGATCCTGTGCTGCTTTACCCTTGTGGCCTGCAGGGTCTTCCTAGCCTACAAGTGCTGGTTCCTAGTTTGTTGCGCCATGAAATAGAGAAGGCATTAGAGAAATTAGATCTCATATGGGACCGGACATATGCCTGGGAGATGTTTCTAGACATGATGGTGAGACACCATTAAACCCCTTCATGTCTCATCTGAGTTAACCTTGTCTTTCAAGCGGGCTGTGTGCACACCTCACTTGTAATGTGACTTCACACACTTATTATTGCACTCTCATCCTTTATTTAGTGTGCCTTCTGTCTTCTATTTTCACCCTTTAGCGAACCCAAACACAGAACTTTCTTCCCAGTGCTGACCTCCCCAGGTATTTTACTGATGCCACTCGAGGTATTCTGGTGGATTGGCTCATTCAGGTTCATGTAAGTCCCCCTTTAAGTAGATTAATTTTCAGATAATCAAAGGCTGTATCCCTGTGTTGGGTTATTTGTTAAAAGTAAAACTGATAATGGACACAAAGGACACACATGAAAACACATAATCAAAGTAAGTGGATAATGTAGGGTTACTCTATATCTAAAAAGCAATGAGTTAAAGCTATAAGTTTTCATGAAGGCTTGGAATCCTATTTAAAAGTCTTAAGCCATCCCTCATTTCTTGATATTTTGTTAGGAAATGGGTCTAGGAATTAAGTGTATACATGCATGGAAATACTACATATAAGCCAAAAACAAAGTTGATCCATTTCTAATGATATTCAAAGTCCATATTTCGTATGGTGGTTTGAACTCGTAGACAAGTGTTCATCAAATagttttcaggaatagttctccagacgTCTTGAAAGCTCATCTTTGGatgtttgctgtgtttcattccaagatgatcccacactgctttgaTAATGTTGAGTACAGTAGGGGGATGAGTTGAGGGTGTTTATGAacttggggaagaaactgtttttgagtctgtgggtctttgtgctgatgcacctgtagcgcttccctgagggaagcaggcttgATACAGCTTGCTAGCGTTAGCTGATAAACCTGCACTTCATGTCCAACTCCAAAAAAGGCAAGATGGAAATATGTGAAAAGCTAAACAGCAACGCTTTTAAAATGGTAGTCCACAAATCAATGGATGGCATCACTGTGGTTATGTATGTACATCTTCCATATACAGTATGtgaaggttttgttttgtttgttttttttccccaggaaATTATGCACTTTCAAGATGAGACCCTTCATCTGGCCATACACCTCCTCAACCGCTCACTGCGACTAATCAAGGTGACCACAGCCAACCTGCAGCTCCTTGGCATGGTTTGTCTCTTCATTGCTGCCAAGAAAGAAGAGTGTCTTCTCCCTGAGGTATGCTGCCTCAGCACTCCATGCCTGAACAGATACAGCATCCTTGGGTCTCTAAATAAGCCATGAGCATGTTCAATGCAGTGTAATTTGGCATGCCTTAACAAATAATTCTTTGTTATATCCTCTTGATTGTGATTAATTGGCTAGCCTATTCATCTGGGCTGAACCTCGTAGAGAAtcgtggggggttttttgttttgtttttcaaactatCTAAAGCTGATACCCTACCCAAAAACATAGATGACCTGAAAGTGGCCATCAAAGCAGCTTGGCTTCAGTAACATTTCAGCAGTGTCCCAAGCTGATCACCCACTTGCCATCCAGGACTGATGCATTAGTTTGTGCTAAAGACTTCCTATCCAAGTGCTGAGTGTATAAACATACTCTTCAGAAgctcaacattttttaaattcttttttgtATTCATCTTAAGAAATATTATTTTGAGGTACTGGAATTCTGATTTTTC harbors:
- the ccnp gene encoding cyclin-P isoform X1 is translated as MRPVSSAVTMARTGFCDTKPLLDLHKKVCSADERRAPLRTWANASGPIDRWQPVEADESRMNLLKMEPERRWERRLSLQTSEGIIMGFHEDSRAWSPGKLIAEGCVEDPVLLYPCGLQGLPSLQVLVPSLLRHEIEKALEKLDLIWDRTYAWEMFLDMMRTQTQNFLPSADLPRYFTDATRGILVDWLIQVHEIMHFQDETLHLAIHLLNRSLRLIKVTTANLQLLGMVCLFIAAKKEECLLPEVSGLCSLMDHTYTKHQFLRMERKVLSGLKFELSYSPPLHFLLIFASVARCSAMVVWMARYLLELSLLEGQCLVFLPAQLAGAALCLARQVVQEPTTPEGETAWCLVSSIHVGSEATLMKIMHILASAAAKAHTCASFLKFSSPETMHVSRHPGLKNASSLLGVCS
- the ccnp gene encoding cyclin-P isoform X3, giving the protein MRPVSSAVTMARTGFCDTKPLLDLHKKADERRAPLRTWANASGPIDRWQPVEADESRMNLLKMEPERRWERRLSLQTSEGIIMGFHEDSRAWSPGKLIAEGCVEDPVLLYPCGLQGLPSLQVLVPSLLRHEIEKALEKLDLIWDRTYAWEMFLDMMRTQTQNFLPSADLPRYFTDATRGILVDWLIQVHEIMHFQDETLHLAIHLLNRSLRLIKVTTANLQLLGMVCLFIAAKKEECLLPEVSGLCSLMDHTYTKHQFLRMERKVLSGLKFELSYSPPLHFLLIFASVARCSAMVVWMARYLLELSLLEGQCLVFLPAQLAGAALCLARQVVQEPTTPEGETAWCLVSSIHVGSEATLMKIMHILASAAAKAHTCASFLKFSSPETMHVSRHPGLKNASSLLGVCS
- the ccnp gene encoding cyclin-P isoform X2, whose translation is MRPVSSAVTMARTGFCDTKPLLDLHKKVCSADERRAPLRTWANASGPIDRWQPVEADESRMNLLKMEPERRWERRLSLQTSEGIIMGFHEDSRAWSPGKLIEGCVEDPVLLYPCGLQGLPSLQVLVPSLLRHEIEKALEKLDLIWDRTYAWEMFLDMMRTQTQNFLPSADLPRYFTDATRGILVDWLIQVHEIMHFQDETLHLAIHLLNRSLRLIKVTTANLQLLGMVCLFIAAKKEECLLPEVSGLCSLMDHTYTKHQFLRMERKVLSGLKFELSYSPPLHFLLIFASVARCSAMVVWMARYLLELSLLEGQCLVFLPAQLAGAALCLARQVVQEPTTPEGETAWCLVSSIHVGSEATLMKIMHILASAAAKAHTCASFLKFSSPETMHVSRHPGLKNASSLLGVCS